In Candidatus Babeliales bacterium, the genomic stretch TTTCATAGAATCCCCCAGATAAGATTATGATCTTTTTTTGCCGTGCGGACGCTTATGTCGTGCACGCTTTGCAGCAGCCTTTTTTGCTTTCTCAGCTTCCTGAAACGGATCACTCGCAAGTGTTTTTAGTAGTACTTCGTCCATATTGCTAACAAACGTGAGCTTTGGATTATCGCCAAGAGCCTCTTTTGCCTCTTCAATATCATCAGTGTTTTCTTTGGGAAGCAGGACGCGCTTAAATCCGTATTGACGGGCAGCAAGGATTTTTTCTTTGAGACCGCCAACCTCAAGAACACGACCACGAAGCGTGATTTCCCCAGTCATAGCAACATCGGGTTGTACCGGTATCTTGGTCAATGCTGACACGAGTGCTACACACATTGTAATACCAGCAGACGGCCCGTCCTTTGGTGTTGCTCCTTCTGGAACGTGAATATGGATATCTTTTGTTGAGTGGAATGTGCTGGAGAGGCCCAGTTCCTTACTCCGTGAACGAATGTAGCTTAATGCGGCATGTGCAGATTCCTGCATTACTTCACCGAGTTGGCCAGTAAGCGTGACCGTTCCTTTTCCAGGAATGATTGTTGCTTCTATTTCTAAGATGTCTCCACCAACTTCGGTCCATGCGAGCCCGGTTGCGAGTCCGATACGATCCTTGCGACGATCAAGGGATGTTTTTCTGAATTCAGGAACACCAAGCAGTGTCTTGAGGGATGTTTCAGTGACGGTGATTGCCTTAGTGGATTTGTTTTTCAGAAGCTTCTGAATAGCCTTGCGCATAAGCTTAGCAATCGTACGTTCTAGTTGTCGCACGCCGGCTTCTTTGGTGTAATCTGCGATAATCTTTGTGATAACAGCATCAGAAAGCCTGAACTGCTTTTTTTCAAGACTGTGTTCTTTGAGATTTTTTGGTATCAAGAATCGCTTGGCAATATCAAGTTTTTCCTCTTCGGTATAGCCAGACAAATTTATAATTTCCATACGGTCATAAAGGGGCAATGGTATGCCATCGATATGATTTGCCGTTGTAATGAACATGACGTTTGAAAGATCGAATTCTGTTTCAACAAAATGATCGGTGAATGTCTTGTTTTGTTCTGGATCAAGGACCTCAAGCAATGCAGATGCTGGATCACCGTGGTAATCGCTATCGATCTTATCGATTTCATCAAGCAGAATGACAGGATTTTTTGTTTTTGCTTTACGCATTGCTTGTATTATTTTACCGGGCAATGCTCCAATATATGTTCTACGGTGACCTCTAATTTCCGCTTCGTCCCGGATGCCGCCAAGTGAAATACGAACAAAGGTTCTACCAAGGCTGTCTGCAATGGATTTTCCAAGGGAGGTCTTACCAACTCCCGGAGGACCTGCAAGACAGATGATGGGTGAACGTTCGTAATTGTCTGAAAACTTTTTTGCTGCGAGGAACTCAATAATCCGCTCTTTGGCCTTTTTTAGACCGGCATGATTTTGATTGAGAATCTTTTCGGCTTGAGTGATGCCGATTCGATCCTTGGTTGTCTTGTTCCATGGAAGAGCTGTTACCCAATCAATATAGTGACGGCTAACGACTGCTTCGGATGAGAGGGCAGGCATTTGCTCAAGTCGTTTTATTTCCTTTTCTACTTTTTCTAGTGCTTCTTCGGACATTCCAAGCGTCTTGACTCTCTTTCTCAGATCATCCAATTCTGAGGAGAGATCTTCACGGCCAAGTTCCTTTTGAATGGCCTTCATTTGTTCGTTGAGGTAGTATTCGCGTTGATTCTTTTCCACCTGGGTTTGTACGCGGCCTTTGATACGTTCTTCTGTTTGAAGAATCTCAATTTCTTTTTTAATTAGTGCACAAACTTTGCGGATTCTTGTATTCAAATCGATGGTTTCAAGTAGAAGTTGGCGTTCCTCAAATGATATTCCGAGCTGCACGGCAACAGCATCGGTGATGTAGTCCATTTCCTTATGGCTTTTGACCATTGCAATCAAATCGATTGGGGCCTTCTCATTGAATTTAACATAGGATATGTAAAGCGATTTGAGATAGCGCCAGCCAGCCTCTAGCTCGGTGACTTTTTCAAGGCCTATAGTTGGAAGGTCCTCAAATTCTACGCTGATGAATTTTTCTGATGTTTCTGTGCCGACTATACGCGACCTACAAATTCCTTCAACGACGATTTTCAGGGTATTGTCTGGCATTCGCATAACCTGCAGGATATTTGCCCTGGTTCCATGGATATATAAGTCCCTAAGAGTGGGATGTTCTATATCCGGATGGGTTTGGGCAGTAATGAAGATCGTCTTGTCGTGCTTAAGCGCATGCTCGACAGCATTGATGGATGATTCGCGGCCGACAATGATTGGCGTGATACTTTTGGGGAGGAGTACGACATTTTTTAAGGGAAGAAGGGGAAGGAGTCTCTTGTGTTCTTCAAGTCGCGAATGATGCCCTGCGAGCTCCTGCGGCATGCTTTCGATCATAAACCTGTCTCCCTGGTAGAAATCTGATTGTATGAAGTAAATCTTTAAGTTTGAGTGGAGATTGCGGTCTCCCTGAACGGATCTCATTGTAGCAAAGACCCCCCGATTCGTAAATGCCAATTTTGAGACAAGGTAATTGCACTAAAAAGCATCGAAATAAGCTTTGTTTACAACATAAAAGAGTGTGATAAACTGTTACTTCTCTTTTCGGTATATTCATCCATTGGTGATCGCTTCTGATCACTTTTTTACCTTTTACGAGGAGGATCTGCGCATGTTAAAACGTTTGGCCACTGCATTATGGGGTGAGATGAGCTCTGAGGAGTGGAAAAAGTTTCTCTCATTGGGGGGTATTTTTGGACTTATCATCGGTACCTACTGGACGTTAAGACCACTCAAAGACGGTCTGTTTTCTGAATTAGTAGGTATGGAGTTTGCTCCAGACGCCAAGATCGTTTCCTTGTGTGTGATTGTGCCGTTAGTCAT encodes the following:
- the lon gene encoding endopeptidase La, yielding MIESMPQELAGHHSRLEEHKRLLPLLPLKNVVLLPKSITPIIVGRESSINAVEHALKHDKTIFITAQTHPDIEHPTLRDLYIHGTRANILQVMRMPDNTLKIVVEGICRSRIVGTETSEKFISVEFEDLPTIGLEKVTELEAGWRYLKSLYISYVKFNEKAPIDLIAMVKSHKEMDYITDAVAVQLGISFEERQLLLETIDLNTRIRKVCALIKKEIEILQTEERIKGRVQTQVEKNQREYYLNEQMKAIQKELGREDLSSELDDLRKRVKTLGMSEEALEKVEKEIKRLEQMPALSSEAVVSRHYIDWVTALPWNKTTKDRIGITQAEKILNQNHAGLKKAKERIIEFLAAKKFSDNYERSPIICLAGPPGVGKTSLGKSIADSLGRTFVRISLGGIRDEAEIRGHRRTYIGALPGKIIQAMRKAKTKNPVILLDEIDKIDSDYHGDPASALLEVLDPEQNKTFTDHFVETEFDLSNVMFITTANHIDGIPLPLYDRMEIINLSGYTEEEKLDIAKRFLIPKNLKEHSLEKKQFRLSDAVITKIIADYTKEAGVRQLERTIAKLMRKAIQKLLKNKSTKAITVTETSLKTLLGVPEFRKTSLDRRKDRIGLATGLAWTEVGGDILEIEATIIPGKGTVTLTGQLGEVMQESAHAALSYIRSRSKELGLSSTFHSTKDIHIHVPEGATPKDGPSAGITMCVALVSALTKIPVQPDVAMTGEITLRGRVLEVGGLKEKILAARQYGFKRVLLPKENTDDIEEAKEALGDNPKLTFVSNMDEVLLKTLASDPFQEAEKAKKAAAKRARHKRPHGKKRS